The following coding sequences lie in one Cronobacter universalis NCTC 9529 genomic window:
- a CDS encoding amino acid permease yields MEKKLGLAALTALVLSSMLGAGVFSLPQNMAEVASPAALLIGWGITGAGILLLALAMLFLTRLRPDLDGGIFTYAREGFGELVGFCSAWGYWLCAVIANVSYLVIVFSALSFFTDTPQLRLFGDGNTWQAIVGASVLLWVVHFLVLRGVQTAASINLAATLAKLLPLGLFVVLAVIAFRLPTFTLDFTGVDLGVPVWEQVKNTMLITLWVFIGVEGAVVVSARARQKKDVGLATLLAVLAALAVYLLVTLLSLGVLARPELAQMRNPSMAGLMVKMMGSWGEVVIAAGLIVSVCGAYLSWTIMAAEVPLLAAQYKAFPRLFARQNARNAPAASLWLTNASVQICLVLIWATGSDYNTLLTIASEMILVPYFLVGAYLLKIAKRPLHQAIAVGACIYGLWLLYASGPMHLLLSVVLYAPGVVFFLYARRTHVDNVALKGQEKIVIGLLLIAALPATWMLVR; encoded by the coding sequence ATGGAAAAGAAGCTGGGCCTCGCCGCGTTAACCGCGCTTGTTTTAAGTTCCATGCTGGGTGCCGGAGTATTCAGTCTGCCGCAGAATATGGCGGAGGTGGCGAGTCCTGCGGCGTTGCTGATTGGCTGGGGCATTACCGGCGCGGGGATCCTGCTGCTGGCGCTGGCGATGCTGTTCTTAACGCGCCTGCGCCCTGACCTTGACGGCGGTATTTTTACCTACGCCCGCGAAGGATTCGGCGAACTGGTCGGCTTCTGTTCCGCCTGGGGTTACTGGCTGTGCGCCGTGATCGCCAACGTCTCTTATCTGGTTATCGTCTTCTCCGCGCTGAGCTTCTTTACCGACACGCCGCAGTTGCGCCTGTTTGGCGACGGCAACACCTGGCAGGCCATCGTCGGCGCGTCGGTGCTGCTGTGGGTGGTGCATTTTCTGGTGCTGCGCGGCGTGCAGACCGCGGCGAGCATCAACCTGGCCGCGACGCTGGCTAAACTCCTGCCGCTCGGCCTGTTTGTGGTGCTGGCCGTCATCGCGTTCCGCCTGCCGACCTTTACGCTGGATTTCACCGGCGTCGATCTCGGCGTGCCCGTCTGGGAGCAGGTGAAAAACACCATGCTGATTACCCTGTGGGTGTTCATCGGCGTTGAAGGCGCGGTGGTGGTGTCGGCCCGCGCGCGGCAGAAAAAAGATGTCGGCCTGGCGACGCTTCTGGCCGTGCTTGCGGCGCTCGCGGTCTATCTGCTGGTGACGCTGCTGTCGCTCGGCGTGCTGGCGCGCCCGGAGCTGGCGCAAATGCGCAACCCGTCGATGGCGGGCCTGATGGTGAAAATGATGGGCTCCTGGGGCGAAGTGGTGATCGCCGCCGGGCTGATCGTCTCGGTGTGCGGCGCGTACCTGAGCTGGACCATTATGGCGGCCGAAGTGCCGCTGCTGGCCGCGCAGTATAAAGCGTTCCCGCGCCTCTTCGCCCGCCAGAACGCGCGCAACGCGCCGGCTGCCTCGCTGTGGCTGACAAACGCCAGCGTGCAGATCTGTCTGGTGCTGATCTGGGCGACCGGCTCTGATTACAACACGCTGCTGACCATCGCCTCCGAGATGATTCTGGTGCCCTATTTCCTGGTCGGCGCTTACCTGCTGAAAATCGCGAAGCGTCCTTTACATCAGGCGATTGCTGTCGGGGCGTGCATTTATGGCCTATGGTTGCTGTATGCCTCAGGCCCGATGCATCTGCTGCTTTCCGTCGTGCTGTACGCGCCTGGGGTGGTGTTCTTCCTCTACGCGCGCCGCACCCATGTGGATAACGTGGCGCTGAAAGGTCAGGAGAAAATCGTCATCGGCCTGCTGCTGATTGCCGCGCTGCCGGCGACCTGGATGCTGGTGCGCTAA
- the ydgH gene encoding DUF1471 family protein YdgH, which produces MKLKHTLLATALFSAASLSAQAATELTPEQASALKPFDRIVITGRFNAINEAATAVSRRADAMGAASYYIQDTSDTGNSGNWRVVADVYRENAPKADAPKNRVINGVVELPKDQAIALEPYDTVTVQGFYRSQPEVNDAITKAAKAKGAASFWIVRQVDTNQGGNQRITAYIYKADAKKRVLQSPDAIPADSEAGRAALAKGGEEAKKVEIPGVATTASPSSDVGRFFETQESKGGRYTVTLPDGTKVEEVNKITAAQMVPFDSVKFTGHYSSMTDISYNVAKRAAKKGAKYYHITRQWEERGGNMTISADLYK; this is translated from the coding sequence ATGAAGCTCAAGCATACCCTTCTGGCGACCGCTCTCTTTTCCGCGGCCTCGCTGTCCGCTCAGGCGGCGACAGAATTAACGCCGGAACAAGCCTCGGCGCTGAAACCGTTTGACCGTATCGTCATTACGGGTCGTTTCAACGCCATTAACGAAGCGGCCACCGCCGTTTCCCGTCGCGCAGACGCTATGGGCGCGGCGTCTTACTATATTCAGGACACCAGCGACACCGGCAACAGCGGCAACTGGCGCGTGGTGGCCGATGTCTACCGTGAAAACGCGCCGAAAGCCGACGCGCCGAAAAACCGCGTGATCAATGGCGTGGTCGAACTGCCGAAAGATCAGGCTATCGCGCTTGAGCCGTATGACACCGTAACCGTGCAGGGTTTCTACCGCAGCCAGCCGGAAGTGAACGACGCCATCACCAAAGCGGCGAAAGCCAAAGGCGCGGCCTCTTTCTGGATCGTGCGCCAGGTAGACACCAACCAGGGCGGCAACCAGCGCATCACAGCGTATATCTATAAAGCCGATGCCAAAAAACGCGTACTGCAAAGCCCGGACGCGATCCCGGCCGATTCCGAAGCAGGCCGCGCGGCGCTGGCTAAAGGCGGCGAAGAAGCCAAAAAAGTGGAAATCCCGGGCGTCGCCACCACCGCCTCGCCAAGCAGCGACGTAGGCCGCTTCTTTGAAACGCAGGAATCGAAAGGCGGACGTTACACTGTCACCCTGCCGGACGGTACTAAAGTCGAAGAGGTGAACAAAATCACCGCCGCCCAGATGGTGCCGTTCGACAGCGTCAAGTTCACCGGCCACTACAGCAGTATGACCGATATCTCCTATAACGTGGCGAAACGTGCCGCGAAGAAAGGCGCCAAGTACTATCACATCACCCGTCAGTGGGAAGAGCGCGGCGGCAACATGACCATCAGCGCCGACCTCTACAAGTAA
- the folM gene encoding dihydromonapterin reductase, producing the protein MVKKLDKPIVITGAGRRIGLALAHHFLAQQHDVIVSYRTRYPAIDVLEDAGAVCIEADFCHDDGILAFADAVKTRTTHIRALLHNASTWQDESPPVPPADVLNAMLQIHVHAPYLLNFALEPLMRGQGHAACDIIHFTDYVVERGSAKYIAYAASKAALDNLTRSFARKLAPEVKVNAIAPSQILFNEHDDPEYRQKALNKSLMKIAPGEKEIIDLVDYLLTSRYVTGHSYPVNGGRPLR; encoded by the coding sequence GTGGTGAAAAAACTGGATAAGCCCATTGTTATCACCGGCGCGGGCCGCCGTATCGGCCTTGCGCTGGCGCACCATTTCCTGGCGCAGCAGCATGATGTGATTGTCAGCTACCGCACCCGTTACCCGGCGATTGACGTGCTGGAAGACGCGGGCGCGGTCTGCATTGAAGCCGATTTTTGCCACGATGACGGCATTCTGGCCTTTGCCGACGCCGTAAAAACCCGCACCACCCACATTCGCGCGCTGTTGCATAACGCCAGCACCTGGCAGGATGAAAGCCCGCCTGTGCCGCCCGCTGATGTGCTGAACGCCATGCTGCAAATTCACGTTCACGCGCCCTATCTTCTTAACTTCGCTCTGGAGCCGCTGATGCGCGGCCAGGGCCACGCCGCCTGCGATATTATTCACTTTACCGATTATGTCGTGGAGCGCGGCAGCGCGAAGTACATCGCCTATGCCGCCAGTAAAGCGGCGCTCGATAATCTCACGCGTTCGTTTGCCCGCAAGCTCGCGCCGGAGGTAAAAGTCAACGCCATCGCGCCGTCGCAAATCCTCTTTAACGAGCATGACGATCCGGAGTATCGCCAGAAGGCGCTGAATAAATCGCTGATGAAAATCGCGCCCGGCGAAAAAGAGATTATCGACCTGGTGGATTATCTGCTTACCAGTCGTTACGTGACCGGCCACAGTTACCCGGTGAACGGCGGTCGCCCGTTGCGTTAA
- the pntA gene encoding Re/Si-specific NAD(P)(+) transhydrogenase subunit alpha, which produces MRIGVPKERVTLETRVAATPKTVEQLLKLGFSVAVERDAGKLASFDDDAFIAAGASVVETAEVWESDVILKVNAPQEDEIERLRPGTTLISFIWPAQNPQLLEKLAAKNVTVMAMDSVPRISRAQSLDALSSMANIAGYRAIVEAAHEFGRFFTGQITAAGKVPPAKVMVIGAGVAGLAAIGAANSLGAIVRAFDTRPEVKEQVQSMGAEFLELDFKEEAGSGDGYAKVMSEAFIKAEMALFAAQAKEVDIIVTTALIPGKPAPTLITREMVDSMQPGSVIVDLAAQNGGNCEYTVPNEIFVTPGGVKVIGYTDLPGRLPTQSSQLYGTNLVNLLKLLCKEKDGAVVVDFDDVVVRGVTVIRDGEVTWPAPPIQVSAQPQAAASAKPKAASVEPPAPSSPWRKYALIALAIILFGWLANVAPKEFLGHFTVFALACVVGYYVVWNVSHALHTPLMSVTNAISGIIVVGALLQIGDGGWISFFSFIAILIASINIFGGFTVTQRMLKMFRKN; this is translated from the coding sequence ATGCGTATTGGTGTACCAAAAGAGCGGGTAACTCTGGAAACCCGCGTCGCGGCGACCCCAAAAACGGTGGAGCAGCTGCTGAAGCTTGGTTTCAGCGTCGCGGTGGAACGCGATGCCGGTAAGCTGGCGAGTTTCGATGACGACGCGTTTATCGCCGCAGGCGCAAGCGTCGTGGAGACCGCCGAGGTCTGGGAATCGGATGTCATCCTGAAGGTCAATGCGCCGCAGGAGGACGAAATCGAGCGGTTGCGTCCCGGCACGACGCTGATTAGCTTTATCTGGCCTGCGCAAAACCCACAGCTGCTGGAAAAACTGGCCGCGAAAAACGTCACCGTCATGGCGATGGATTCCGTGCCGCGCATCTCCCGCGCGCAGTCACTGGATGCCTTAAGCTCAATGGCCAATATCGCCGGTTACCGCGCGATTGTGGAAGCCGCCCATGAGTTTGGCCGCTTCTTTACCGGCCAGATCACCGCCGCCGGTAAGGTGCCGCCTGCCAAAGTCATGGTGATTGGCGCAGGCGTCGCGGGCCTTGCCGCTATCGGCGCCGCTAACAGCCTCGGCGCTATCGTGCGCGCGTTCGACACCCGTCCGGAAGTAAAAGAGCAGGTGCAGAGCATGGGCGCCGAGTTCCTTGAACTCGATTTTAAAGAAGAAGCGGGCAGCGGCGACGGCTACGCCAAAGTGATGTCCGAGGCTTTCATCAAAGCGGAAATGGCGCTGTTCGCCGCCCAGGCGAAAGAGGTGGATATTATCGTCACCACGGCGCTGATCCCGGGCAAACCGGCGCCGACGCTTATCACCCGTGAAATGGTCGATTCCATGCAGCCGGGCAGCGTGATTGTCGATCTCGCGGCGCAGAACGGCGGCAACTGCGAATACACCGTGCCGAATGAAATTTTCGTCACCCCTGGCGGCGTCAAGGTGATTGGTTATACCGATCTGCCGGGCCGCCTGCCGACGCAGTCTTCACAGCTTTACGGCACCAACCTCGTCAACCTGCTGAAACTCCTGTGCAAGGAGAAAGACGGGGCGGTCGTGGTCGATTTCGACGATGTCGTGGTGCGCGGCGTAACGGTCATTCGCGACGGCGAAGTCACCTGGCCTGCGCCGCCGATTCAGGTTTCCGCACAGCCGCAGGCCGCCGCGAGCGCGAAACCAAAGGCTGCGTCGGTCGAGCCGCCTGCGCCGTCGTCGCCGTGGCGTAAATATGCGCTGATCGCGCTCGCCATTATTCTGTTTGGCTGGCTGGCGAACGTGGCGCCGAAAGAGTTCCTCGGCCACTTCACCGTGTTCGCGCTCGCCTGCGTGGTCGGCTACTACGTCGTCTGGAACGTTTCCCATGCGCTGCATACGCCGCTCATGTCAGTCACGAACGCGATTTCAGGGATTATCGTCGTCGGCGCGCTGTTGCAGATTGGCGACGGGGGCTGGATCAGCTTCTTCAGCTTTATCGCGATCCTCATCGCCAGCATCAATATTTTTGGTGGTTTCACCGTCACTCAGCGCATGCTGAAAATGTTCCGGAAGAACTAA
- the smrA gene encoding DNA endonuclease SmrA, translating to MNPDDKSLFLDAMEDVKPLKNANVAPCLKPKAPRLVPRVDTLQLDNPLTTGFLDLIPREQLLEFRREGLQQGVLDKLRLGKYTQQASLNLLRQPVEQCRQMLFTFIHQAKRDGLRNLLIIHGKGREDNSHANVIRSYLARWLTELDDVQAFCAALAHHGGSGACYVALKKSAEAKQENWERHAKRSR from the coding sequence GTGAACCCTGACGACAAATCACTCTTTCTTGACGCCATGGAAGATGTCAAACCCCTGAAAAACGCCAACGTCGCGCCGTGCCTGAAACCGAAAGCCCCGCGCCTTGTGCCGCGTGTCGACACCTTACAGCTCGACAACCCGCTGACCACCGGCTTTCTGGATCTCATCCCGCGCGAACAGCTGCTCGAATTTCGCCGCGAGGGGCTCCAGCAGGGCGTGCTGGATAAACTGAGGCTCGGTAAATATACCCAGCAGGCGAGCCTCAATCTGCTGCGCCAGCCGGTGGAGCAGTGCCGCCAGATGCTCTTTACGTTCATCCATCAGGCGAAACGCGACGGGCTGCGCAATCTCCTGATCATTCACGGCAAAGGGCGCGAGGATAACTCCCACGCCAATGTCATCCGCAGCTATCTGGCGCGCTGGCTGACTGAGCTCGATGACGTGCAGGCGTTTTGCGCCGCGCTCGCCCACCACGGCGGCAGCGGGGCCTGTTACGTGGCGCTGAAAAAATCCGCCGAGGCGAAGCAGGAGAACTGGGAGCGCCACGCCAAGCGCAGCCGCTAA
- a CDS encoding Cof-type HAD-IIB family hydrolase — protein MKIQLIAVDMDGTFLNDNKQYDKERFTTQYAALKQQGIKFVVASGNQYYQLISFFPEIKDEIAFVAENGALVYDHGERIHHGELTRGQYHQVVNTLSAQGDFNYVVCGLASAYYQAGAPEAFISLMSKHYHRLKPVENLLDIDDTIFKFSLNLPDDQIPALIENLHNELEGVVKPVTSGYGFVDLIIPGSHKASGLERLMARWNITPEACVAVGDSANDLEMLRLVKYSFAMDNAAAEVKETARYATGSNNQSGALQVIDAVLSHHSPFNAQ, from the coding sequence ATGAAAATTCAGCTCATCGCAGTAGATATGGACGGCACCTTTCTCAACGACAACAAACAGTACGACAAAGAAAGGTTTACCACGCAGTATGCGGCGCTGAAGCAGCAAGGCATTAAATTTGTGGTGGCGAGCGGCAACCAGTATTACCAGCTCATCTCGTTCTTCCCGGAGATCAAAGATGAGATAGCCTTTGTCGCTGAAAACGGCGCGCTGGTCTATGACCACGGCGAGCGCATCCATCACGGCGAGCTGACCCGCGGGCAGTATCATCAGGTGGTGAATACGCTCTCAGCGCAGGGCGATTTCAACTATGTGGTTTGCGGGCTTGCGAGCGCGTATTACCAGGCGGGCGCGCCGGAGGCGTTTATCAGCCTGATGTCGAAGCACTATCACCGCCTGAAGCCGGTGGAAAACCTGCTCGATATCGACGACACCATCTTTAAATTTTCCCTCAACCTGCCGGATGACCAGATCCCGGCGCTGATTGAGAACCTGCACAACGAGCTTGAAGGCGTCGTTAAGCCCGTGACCAGCGGCTACGGGTTTGTGGATCTGATTATCCCCGGATCGCACAAAGCCAGCGGTCTTGAGCGCCTGATGGCGCGCTGGAATATCACGCCGGAGGCCTGCGTGGCGGTGGGCGACAGCGCCAATGACCTCGAAATGCTGCGTCTGGTGAAATACTCGTTTGCGATGGATAACGCGGCGGCGGAAGTGAAAGAGACGGCGCGTTATGCGACCGGATCGAACAACCAGAGCGGCGCGCTGCAGGTGATCGACGCCGTGCTGTCTCACCACAGCCCGTTTAACGCGCAGTAG
- the fnr gene encoding fumarate/nitrate reduction transcriptional regulator Fnr, producing the protein MIPEKRIIRRIQSGGCAIHCQDCSISQLCIPFTLNEHELDQLDNIIERKKPIQKGQTLFKAGDELKSLYAIRSGTIKSYTITEQGDEQITGFHLAGDLVGFDAIGTAHHPSFAQALETSMVCEIPFETLDDLSGKMPSLRQQMMRLMSGEIKGDQDMILLLSKKNAEERLAAFIYNLSRRFAERGFSPREFRLTMTRGDIGNYLGLTVETISRLLGRFQKSGMLAVKGKYITIENHEILAELAGQSRNVA; encoded by the coding sequence ATGATCCCGGAAAAGCGAATTATACGACGCATTCAGTCTGGCGGTTGTGCCATCCATTGCCAGGATTGCAGTATCAGCCAGTTGTGTATCCCTTTTACCCTGAATGAGCATGAGCTTGATCAGCTCGATAATATTATCGAGCGCAAAAAGCCCATCCAGAAAGGGCAAACGCTCTTCAAAGCGGGCGATGAATTAAAATCGCTTTACGCTATCCGTTCCGGCACGATTAAGAGCTACACCATCACCGAACAGGGCGACGAGCAGATCACCGGCTTCCACCTGGCAGGCGATCTGGTGGGTTTTGATGCTATCGGCACCGCGCATCACCCAAGCTTCGCTCAGGCGCTGGAAACGTCCATGGTCTGTGAAATCCCGTTCGAGACGCTCGACGATCTCTCCGGTAAAATGCCGAGCCTGCGCCAGCAGATGATGCGTCTGATGAGCGGCGAGATCAAAGGCGACCAGGATATGATCCTGCTGCTGTCGAAAAAGAACGCCGAGGAGCGCCTCGCGGCCTTTATCTATAACCTGTCGCGCCGTTTCGCCGAACGCGGCTTCTCGCCTCGCGAATTCCGCCTGACCATGACCCGCGGCGATATCGGCAACTACCTCGGCCTGACGGTAGAAACCATCAGCCGTCTGCTGGGCCGTTTCCAGAAGAGCGGAATGCTGGCGGTAAAAGGCAAATATATCACCATCGAAAACCACGAAATTCTGGCGGAACTCGCCGGTCAATCGCGCAACGTGGCTTAA
- the pntB gene encoding Re/Si-specific NAD(P)(+) transhydrogenase subunit beta produces the protein MSGGLVTAAYIVAAILFIFSLAGLSKHETSRQGNLFGIAGMAIALIATIFGPYASNVGWIIIAMAIGGAIGIRLAKRVEMTEMPELVAILHSFVGLAAVLVGFNSYLHHEPGLAPVLVNIHLTEVFLGIFIGAVTFTGSVVAFGKLRGKISSKPLMLPNRHKLNLAALVVSFILLLIFVQTESAGMQGFALFVMTVIALAFGWHLVASIGGADMPVVVSMLNSYSGWAAAAAGFMLSNDLLIVTGALVGSSGAILSYIMCKAMNRSFISVIAGGFGTDGSSTGESDEVGEHREITAEETAEMLRNSTSVIITPGYGMAVAQAQYPVAEITEKLRARGIKVRFGIHPVAGRLPGHMNVLLAEAKVPYDIVLEMDEINDDFSDTDTVLVIGANDTVNPAAQDDPKSPIAGMPVLEVWKAQNVIVFKRSMNTGYAGVQNPLFFKENTQMLFGDAKASVDAILKAL, from the coding sequence ATGTCTGGAGGATTAGTTACGGCTGCGTACATCGTCGCCGCAATTCTCTTTATTTTCAGCCTGGCGGGGCTTTCGAAGCACGAAACCTCACGGCAGGGCAACCTGTTCGGCATCGCGGGGATGGCGATCGCGCTGATCGCCACTATTTTCGGGCCATACGCCAGCAATGTGGGCTGGATAATCATCGCGATGGCGATCGGCGGGGCTATCGGTATTCGCCTTGCTAAACGCGTTGAAATGACCGAAATGCCGGAGCTGGTGGCGATTCTGCACAGCTTCGTGGGCCTCGCGGCGGTGCTGGTGGGCTTTAACAGCTACCTGCACCACGAGCCGGGTCTCGCGCCGGTGCTGGTCAATATCCATCTGACCGAAGTGTTCCTCGGCATCTTCATCGGCGCGGTGACCTTTACCGGCTCGGTGGTGGCGTTTGGCAAACTGCGCGGCAAGATCTCTTCTAAACCGCTGATGCTGCCGAACCGTCACAAACTGAACCTGGCGGCGCTGGTGGTCTCTTTCATTCTGCTGCTGATTTTCGTGCAGACAGAGAGCGCCGGCATGCAGGGCTTTGCGCTGTTCGTGATGACGGTTATCGCGCTGGCGTTCGGCTGGCATCTGGTGGCGTCTATCGGCGGCGCGGATATGCCGGTGGTCGTCTCCATGCTGAACTCCTATTCCGGCTGGGCGGCCGCGGCGGCAGGCTTTATGCTGAGCAACGATCTGCTGATCGTCACCGGCGCGCTGGTGGGGTCTTCGGGCGCTATCCTCTCTTACATTATGTGTAAGGCGATGAACCGCTCGTTTATCAGCGTGATTGCCGGTGGCTTCGGCACCGACGGCTCCTCCACCGGCGAGAGCGACGAGGTGGGCGAGCACCGCGAAATCACCGCGGAAGAGACGGCAGAAATGCTGCGCAACTCTACGTCTGTGATCATCACCCCCGGCTACGGCATGGCGGTGGCGCAGGCGCAATATCCGGTGGCGGAAATCACCGAGAAGCTGCGCGCGCGCGGCATCAAGGTGCGTTTCGGCATTCACCCGGTGGCGGGCCGTCTGCCGGGGCATATGAACGTGCTGCTGGCGGAGGCGAAAGTGCCTTATGACATCGTGCTGGAGATGGATGAGATCAACGACGATTTCAGCGATACCGACACGGTGCTGGTGATTGGCGCGAACGATACCGTCAACCCGGCCGCCCAGGACGATCCGAAGAGCCCGATCGCCGGGATGCCGGTGCTGGAAGTGTGGAAGGCGCAGAACGTTATCGTTTTCAAACGCTCAATGAACACCGGCTATGCCGGCGTGCAGAATCCGCTGTTCTTTAAAGAGAACACGCAGATGCTGTTTGGCGACGCCAAAGCGAGCGTCGACGCCATCCTGAAAGCGCTGTAA
- the ogt gene encoding methylated-DNA--[protein]-cysteine S-methyltransferase: MLTLLEDKIDTPLGPLWIIADEASRLRAVEWEEHSDRMEQLLAIHYRQEGFRRVGCVNPGGLSDALRAWFAGDLAVIDTLPTATAGTPFQREVWQMLRTIPCGQVTHYGEMAARLGRPGAARAVGAANGSNPISIVVPCHRVIGRNGTLTGYAGGVARKEWLLRHEGYLLL; the protein is encoded by the coding sequence ATGCTCACGTTACTGGAAGATAAAATCGACACGCCCCTGGGCCCGCTGTGGATCATTGCCGATGAAGCGTCGCGTCTGCGCGCCGTCGAGTGGGAAGAACACAGCGATCGCATGGAGCAGCTGCTCGCCATTCACTACCGTCAGGAAGGCTTTCGCCGCGTGGGCTGTGTTAACCCGGGCGGGCTCTCAGACGCGCTGCGCGCGTGGTTCGCCGGCGATCTGGCGGTGATTGACACGCTGCCCACCGCCACGGCGGGAACGCCGTTTCAGCGGGAAGTCTGGCAGATGTTGCGCACCATTCCGTGCGGCCAGGTGACGCACTATGGCGAGATGGCGGCGCGTCTGGGACGTCCGGGCGCGGCCCGCGCCGTGGGGGCGGCAAACGGCTCAAACCCCATCAGCATCGTGGTGCCATGCCACCGCGTTATTGGCCGTAACGGCACCTTAACCGGCTATGCGGGCGGCGTGGCGCGCAAAGAGTGGCTGCTGCGCCATGAAGGTTATTTACTGCTTTAA
- the uspE gene encoding universal stress protein UspE, whose protein sequence is MARYQNMLVAIDPNQDDQPALRRAVYLHQRIGGRIKAFLPIYDFSYEMTTLLSPDERTAMRQGVISQRTAWIREQAKYYLEAGVPIDIKVVWHNRPFEAIIQEVISGHHDLLLKMAHQHDRLESVIFTPTDWHLLRKCPCPVWMVKDQPWPEGGKAVVAVNLASEEPYHTGLNEKLVRETLHLAEQVNHTEVHLVGAYPATPINIAIELPDFDPSVYNDAIRGQHLLAMKALRQKFGIGERVTHVEKGLPEEVIPDLAEHLQAGIVVLGTIGRTGISAAFLGNTAEQVIDHLRCDLLVIKPDDFQSSVELDDEEDDDD, encoded by the coding sequence ATGGCAAGGTATCAAAACATGCTGGTGGCCATCGACCCCAATCAGGATGACCAACCGGCTCTACGGCGTGCAGTTTATCTACACCAGCGGATCGGCGGGCGAATCAAAGCCTTTCTGCCGATCTATGACTTTTCCTACGAAATGACCACCCTGCTCTCCCCTGACGAGCGCACCGCGATGCGCCAGGGCGTTATCAGCCAGCGCACCGCGTGGATCCGCGAGCAGGCGAAATATTATTTAGAAGCGGGCGTGCCCATCGATATCAAAGTGGTCTGGCATAACCGTCCCTTTGAAGCCATCATCCAGGAAGTGATCAGCGGCCATCACGATCTGCTGCTGAAAATGGCGCACCAGCACGACCGTCTGGAATCGGTGATTTTCACGCCGACCGACTGGCACCTGCTGCGTAAATGCCCCTGCCCGGTCTGGATGGTGAAAGACCAGCCGTGGCCGGAAGGCGGTAAAGCCGTGGTGGCGGTGAATCTCGCCAGCGAAGAGCCTTACCACACAGGCCTGAACGAGAAACTGGTGCGTGAAACGCTGCACCTGGCCGAACAGGTTAACCATACCGAAGTGCATCTGGTGGGCGCCTACCCGGCGACGCCGATTAACATCGCCATCGAGCTTCCCGATTTCGACCCGAGCGTTTATAACGACGCCATTCGCGGCCAGCATCTGCTGGCGATGAAAGCCCTGCGCCAGAAATTCGGCATCGGCGAGCGCGTCACGCATGTCGAAAAAGGGCTGCCGGAAGAAGTCATTCCGGATCTGGCGGAGCATTTACAGGCCGGGATCGTGGTGCTGGGCACCATCGGGCGCACCGGGATTTCCGCGGCGTTTCTCGGCAACACCGCCGAGCAGGTGATTGACCATCTGCGCTGCGATTTGCTGGTGATTAAGCCGGACGATTTCCAGAGCAGCGTCGAGCTCGATGATGAAGAGGACGATGACGACTGA